The following DNA comes from Anastrepha obliqua isolate idAnaObli1 chromosome 1, idAnaObli1_1.0, whole genome shotgun sequence.
tcaaatatgcgccgttttgttcgatgacgagttcccaacgagatgccaacttcaaaATTCCCcccttatagaagctcgcttccctattgtcaaaaaactcggagagccaattttcacaggactctcttgaggacaacttccgactaccaagctcgttcgccatggacagaaataggtggtaatcacttggtgcgaaaTCCGGacaatacggtggatgcaaaagaacctcccatccgagctcccggatcttctggcgcgtcaccaaagatgtgtgtggcctggcgttgtcctgatggaagacaattcggcctctgttgatcaaagatggccacttctgcatgagtgctgcattcaagcggtccagttgttggcattacaggtccgaattgagcgtttggccataggggagcagctcatagtggatgattcccggccaatcccaccaaacacacagaagaaccttcctggccgtcaatccaggcttggccaccgtctggacaccttcaccgcttttcgaccacgaccgtttgcgcttcacgttgtcgtaagtgacccacttttcatcgccaatcaccatccgcttcaaaaacgggtcgattttgttgcgatttagaagcgattcgcatgcatccatacgggcaaacatgtttttttgcgtcaagtcgtgtggcatgcatacatcgagcttctttttgaatccaagcttcttcaaatggtttataacggtttgatgactcatgcccagctctttgccgatgctacggctgctactatgccggtttctttcgatcaattcagcaattttatcgcaattttcgacgacaggccttccggaccgtggcgcatcttcgatcacctctgcaccagaacgaaaacgttgaaatcatcgttgtgcggtggaaatggaaactgtatcgggtccataaactgcacaaattttattggcagcatgagatgcatttttgcctttatcgtagtagtactgtaaaatatgccgtattttctctttattttgctccatgtttgcgacgctataactcacgaacgactaaaagcaaacaacaattaatcaaacacgtgttagcacgtgaaaagagctttccaaaaagctctagcgtgaaccgatgcgacgaatacaactagaactacgcgcttgcaaagacaagcttgcggaaataccgcaagactttttggccaaccttatatttttccaataagACATTATTTTCGGTTAACGGTCGAACATTGGTCACACCTCTGCATTACGTACATCGTGAGTTCGaactataaaataaatcaaattcgtCCGCTTCTCTCAAACATCAATCAGATCTTAAAGAAATTCCCGTCTGGTGCAACCTAAATCATCTCCATTACTCGGCTCCATTACTCCATGATAGCGTTTATCTGTCATTTTGGCACCGAATTTGAAGGTCTTTGTACCTTACAGATTTGGTAAGCTGCAGGCTTTAATAGCAGAATTCATTTGGGGAGCATCGTATAAATGGACTTCAGCGCACTGAAAAAAGCTTTGCACGTTTTGCTCTCCGTTCTTTCTATTCACGGAACTAATTCCATATTTTAATGTCCGATGCtgatatttgtttttgatatgAAACGATTAGTGCAAACAGTAGAACATTAGGCGCACAACGAGCAGCCTGCGCAGGAAAAAGTGGAGCTTTGAAATCGTGTCCAGCAGATGGCCTTAATGTCATGCTCTACCTGTTGCCAATAAACTTACCACTACGACTTAAAACGACTGGTTTTTGGAATGCTAGGATGTTTAGTCATAGTGTTATTTTAGACAGCCTACTAGAAACTTATCAGATTTTACCACCTCCACCCTAGACTTAAGAATACAGTTTAAAGTAAATTTCACCACGCGAAAGAAATGGAATCTGAATTAAGTAGTTAAAGAGAATACAACAGCACTTTTGACTGACGGATCCACGATGGATTGCGGTGTCGGCGCCGGTgtatattcgaaagacctcgaAACTTCCAAGTCTTTTCGCATGGGAATTAGAATAGtctttttcaagcagaagttctcGGGATAAGGGAAGCTTGCAGGATAATTAGACTACCATAACAACTAtcagaaatatgtattttttcatatagtcaagcagccatcttaGTCGCCTATAACCTATTCAAAAATCGtgagacaatgcaaagaagaacttaatgCTTAAGCGCGCACGACagacatcactctcatctgggtaccaggccataggaatataaaatgaaatggaaaatgagacagctgatgaactggcacgCTGGCACTGATGAACTGGCAGGGGACATCCTGTAACGAAGTGGCAGAAATAAGGGCGTAGGGCGGGAGATCTTCTCActattccagaagcaggccGTGGACAAATGGACTAAcacggatacctgcaaaataactaaacaaacctGGCCCGATTTCAATCAGAATTTACGAGTTGCTAAGAAAGCAACAAGCAGACATATttagaattacgtcaacaataaccggccacTGGCCTTTTGGAGAGCATGCCAGGAAGTTGGGGTGCCCGTACAACGATGGATGTAGGacctgcaatcaagaagaaactAAGGAAACAGTATTCACTATCTGGGGGAATTTTCGATggctaaattaaaagaaattgaagaaaaaaaaagacgGCATTGGCAAATCGAGAtagttcgaataataaaatgcgTGGTTCTACTTCTCTTTTGTGCCAAACTGGTCTGAGCTTCGTCACTCAGACATCACTGTTATTATGACTTTGTATTGGGCAAAATAGAtttgaagaaataataaatattctaaattttataaataaagttacTCTTCAGCTGATCGCAGTAGTATTAGGAAACGGTTATCTACGACTATTTGGAACGAAGACTTACGTGCTTATGAACTGTATGCTGCTAACGTACCATTATGCAATGAAAGCGTGAAAGCTTCAcctgaaaaaagtaaatttttaagcaTTCAAAACAATGCATTGATGTATTCTGGTTTTGGCTcccaattttttcttcttatttgtgGTTTATGTATTCAACACGCatattttgaggttatgtaaatCAGAGTGCGAAAATCGCTTCGAAAATTACTTCTAACGCATAGAAAAAAGTATTAACTGTCATGgataatattttggaaaaacaagacaaccatttttttttataaatatgtataaatattttcacttctcTGTTCAAAAACTAGTTAAATTAGGAAAGTCCCAGACAGAGGCCGGCAACAGAGTTTGTTCTTCCTTCTAAGAGATCAACAAGTTGGCTCGTAAACTCGAACAGAGAGAACTTATGAACTCTCACTAGATACCGTGTGGGGCATTTTGGtattcgttttcatttcaggaaaataAGACTGGTAGAAAAAAGCATTTTTCGTTTTTGAGAGCTGAACGATGAAATACTAGAACACCTCTCGCAAGACGAAGAGATGTTGGCATACCTATGTAGATGGTGTGACTGTAAGCCGTAAAAAGTGCTCAACTTTATTAGAAGCCTCTAATTATTGGTTCGCGGTCAAGCGCAATAGTCCACATTAGAGATCGCAATCCACTATTGccaatattattaataatgatAATCTCAAAACTTAAGTAGCAATACTCGTAAATGTATATTCAATTTTGatactcaaataaatattaggtGTGTAGGTTTGGTGGCAAAAGTACCACGCGTACACTGCAAATAGCACCAGAGTGCCGTATTGATTCCCTAATGTAGACCACTACCTGTGCACAACTTTCACAACTTTAAGGACGAAAAAGCTATCTACTGCCATCCAGTGCTATTGATGTaatggaggagagaaaagggatttaGGCTGGAGAACTGCCTCAGACTATCCCCGAAAGGCACACCAAGGAACTTCCAGCGCCTATCCGCCAGACtcggacatttgcaaagaaagtgttcaacagtctcttcgTCTGCCGGATCCtcatagcttctgcaatggtgGTCGTACGAAAGTCCCAGTTTCTCTGCATGAGTTCCGATCACATCGTGATTGGTGACCaccgctatgagtttggaaattgaatggcgaacaATGCGTAGCACTTTAAAGGTCCTGCTTCTGTCATacgaaagaaattgtgcagtttcgCTTCAACAACGGTGAAGGGGACATCAATGTCTGAAATAGGGACAACTGATACCTGTTCTGTCGACCCTTTCATTTCCCCCTATTTACCTATGCCCTGGAAACCAGATGAGAGAAATGTTTCTTACACATTCGAAACGTTTGATCAGAATTGACCAGAAGAGAGCCGCAACATGGTGACGACAGGTCCTTGAtagcagcttggctatcggaaaagatATTTATGTCTCCTTCTCAAGAGCGATCCCTACGCATTTTCATGCCTGCACGATCACGAAGAACTCTGATCGAAAAACACTACTACTCGGCAGTTCGAATtagactgaaatattggctgaacCAGAGAAACCCCACGCTccaactcccgattccatcttggatcagAAAATAGAGGTACCTATGTTCGCGCCGACTCTCTCCTCCCAATAaagattagttaaaaaaaagattttgtcaAAAGCAAGAAGAAATGAATGAATTTGTTAGAAAAAACCGAATACCCAGTTAATTAGCTAATCAGTCTACCCATAGTATTTTTCTCACCAGCAACATTTCCTAAAACGTTTACGCCTTAACAACTACAGGAAATGGCAATGCCAGCCGCCACCGAAAGCTGCATCAAGttctaattaattttaagtCAAACACATAATATCATTTTTTCCACTGATTTTTATTGTACACATGTACATGTATttaggtatatatattttttacgaaaactacgttaacattttaattaaaacatagGTAATTAAAGCGtatcacaaatatttatattgcaaACAAGCATTTGTATGAATGGATGTTGAAGTGGTTTTTATCTTAATATTCCTCTTCTTCcttttttgttcttgtaaaTTATCGTTAGCATTACATACTAATAtataattgaataaattaaactaaataacaATGAGATCCCTgatgaaagtaataaaaatccCTGCCCTACAACTTCCACAACGTGAAAGATCAAAAGCGCTCCGAAAAAGCTCAATTCCATACGTCAACTAAACTCGTTCACAGCACCGCTGCTTCTACGGGTAGTTGACTCCAACTCTGGCACAACCACGCTGTCAGCAAGTCATCATCGATTTTCTCCTGCGTGTTAGTCCAAAAGAAGGTGCCATCATCGGTGTGAACGAATTGTATGGGCAGATCGGCGAGCACGTGCTGAGACAATGTTGTGATGGCATCTGTTGCTGTGTGGGGCAAATGTGGGACACCTACTGTCGCCGCTGCGGTTGTGGCTTGCGTTGCCGCGTCGCATATGTGGTGATGGAACTGCTCGTGCTGGCAATTGCGTCCGTAAACACAGTGTGCACATGTGCTGGGTGGCGTTTTCTCGATGCTGGCGCTGCTGATGACTGTCGTTGCGAATTTGGCACTCGCCTGGCATGGGCGCTCACTTTCGGGTACTGTGCCGTTGGCAGTCGCCTCCCATGCGCCATGATTGCACTCCTCTTTGCAACTCATTTTGCGCATCAAGCTGGTATAGTCCTCGATTAGCGTTGTGGGCCACTCCTCCCCTGCACCGCTGTTGGTGGTAGCGCAGGGTTTTGATGGGATGGTATTGTTGAGGTGCACATTGTTTGGGTGTAGGCTGGCGGTATTCGAATTGCTTCCGGCTATTGTGTTGTTGCTGCGCTTGCGTGCCATCAATCGCATTAGTGGACGCcacattttgcaaagttttcGTTTTGATTTATCCACTGGTGCGGTGGGCGGTGGTAAAGTTGTGTTTCCGGTTGTAAAGCTCAAGTCGGCGAACTGATGCGCGAGATTTTTTGTGTCGgtatacattttatataaaatattggttgttgtgataaatttatttcaaatcgtATTTAAAAATATCCTTCAATAACAATTTGAGTGCTTCTATTTGATTGCGTGTTCTCGCTGTGAAAGTTGTTGATGAACTGATGCTGTTGCGCTTGCATCCGCATGTTTTTATACATCAACCATTCACTacaggcaggcaggcagacaGGCTagctaaccaaccaaccaaccagccaaccaTTCATCGATCGATCGTGTGAACCAACGCAGCTGAAGGAAAGCAGAAATACGAGACGAGCGTCGCCGTCGTCGCCACCGCCGCCAACAGTAACCCTCTGTCTGGCCATCGTGCCGCACTCAGCTGAGTGCCGCTCAACTGCACTTCCCATTTCTGGCTAACGCAGAGAAATTCCAACAGGAATCGTCATTATATATTTCCCATGTTGCCTCCGCTCTTTCTCTTCGCTCTCTGCTATCATATGGCTTGTCTGACCCAAAAGGGCAACACAAGTCAACGCACTGTCAGCATTGCGATGGCCTGACCAAGCAGTCACCGTTGCTATGTAGCACCATCATCAACACTAACTCGCAGCTAGCTTAGTATGCAGCGCAGGTAGCATGCAACGCCAACAACAACTACAGCTGCAGCTGTATTAATGGCAACAGCAGTAATGTTGGTAAGTAGGCTCCtcaaaaattaaccaaaaatcTGAGCTGCCCGGCTGCACACGAGAGCAAGAGAGCCCATAAAATGAGTGTGTACGAGCGCCCCTTAAATGACAGGGACAAAGTGTGGGAAACTATTTTTTGGGTAAatgtttttagtaatttttttttcttagtaaaTTTCTCTCGTATTAACAGGATGTTGGATGATATCGTGTAGCAAATAAACTGAATTGACTTAGAGTCGGCAGTGGTGACTTGAGGTAGCCCTACGCTTTTTAACTGGAAATCTACAAGTGTTCTGGAACAGTATgcagtaggccgggtcgatttgtggggaggcaaaaaaatcgcccattgctctgtgaaaatcatattctagggatcaaaataagaaactttgccggaggaaccatacctctaaaccgaattctgatgtcccccaatttgggtcgaactttttagtttcttttctataactcacttaaattaattttttcatttacaataaataaatttcttaagagaaaaaatagatattattataaataaataaaaataaagaaaaaacatagccatttagctgattttttcatgtaaaggccaaaaatggtgatattttgaaattgggggacatcagaattcgttttagaggtacggttccttcggcaaagtttcttattttgatccctagaatatgattttcacagagcaatgagcgatttttaaatcgacccgccctactataCAGTTCCTTACTCGTTAcagaataatttagttttgactATGAGAGGCAACgtttaattgcaaaaattgaGATCGGATAAGTCTTGACACAGAGCAGGAGTTCCATACATTTATGATTCTCTTTGAATATTTGTTCATTCAATTTTCCCCTTTTTAAGGGTAAAGTCTGAGGGCATCGTTTCTTTGATTGTTGGGAAACCACGCAGGAGTAAAAAGAACTTTTCGAATACGATTGAAAAATGATGTTATCTCTACAGGCATTTATAAAGGAGAAATGTATAGTATACCAAAGGACCAAGAACTAACAGATTGTGCTGTAAAGTATGAGGACCGAAGTACAGTTCATGAAATTTAATCGGCGCTATGCCAGAATATCGTCGAACTTTTCATTAAAAGATCCATCACTATTGGATAATGCgtgttatttctatttttttaattagaatttttatataaaaacctGGTTTAGATAAGTTACTGAGGTAATACCAGTTAACAAGGTAAGAAACGACTTTAAGTCAAAAGCCATTCTGCGTATTCTACATAAGGAGATGAGTTCATATGTGTAAGATAATGGACGCCTAACAGACAGACATTCTGATATTAGGCCAGAGAGAGGCTGCACTATGGCACAGTTATACGTTATTGATTATCTTAGGTCACAAATTGACGAAATTAATGTTGgcttcttaaaatttgtttggtcaTTCTAAGGCTTTTGATGCAGCTGATCACAATTTATTAGTGAAAAATTAGGGgataagaaatccattattttctcgatagATGGTTTAGCATCGCCCGGAGCTAAGAATCGGCCGTAAAACAATTTCAAGCCATTTCGGCAAACATTTTACgtaaaaacaatggatttctttttcccaaaataatattttgctatAAGTGGAGtaatttgttcaattttattGTGTCGTGCCGCGAATTTGATCCGGTCTTGCCTTGGCAACAGATCTCAAACCGTTATTGTTGCAAAGAGAAAGTGAAGGCTATATTTTGCACCCTCTGTTGTTTGTGTTATATacctattatttttatatatatttatatatattatttttcaaatattttgaatagctGTAATGCCCATATTTGTGCTGGCGATGTCTAATTGTATACAAATTGTCCCATTTTCTCttagcaataattaaaggcaaAAAGTAGGGAATTTAGTTAAATagctgaaatataaaatttgtttgaaaattttgtttaactcTTACAActgttttgtataaaattttttgttacaagCGAATTGGAGAAATTCATttgtattagaaaatttttcggTAGCGAACATACAACCGGACAAAAatcagttgaagttgatgaatTCGTTAAGAAACAGGCGTTGAGTTATACGGAAATATTGCTTGTAAGTATGTTAGGACTAACGTTTCCCTTGGCTAAAGAGTAAGTATTTTACCATCTACACACCTCTTGGCCGAGTGTAGCGTAACCTTACAGGGTAAGTATCATCAATTTGAAAAGAACTGCAACAGCCCCGAGGAAGTCTCATATTGCTTGGCATcgaaaattcgacaaattaCCCTGTTTGCAACGAGACGATagtgcaataacaacaacagggCGAATGCCACGGCAAGAAGTCGCAGTTGTACACATTCATGGGCACACAACCTTACGTATGCGCCTTGTaggaaaatatataagtatggaATTCTGGTACATATTTCTGATATATGTTTGGACCAGTTGTATAGTGACTCTTCGAGCGCATGACAcaataataatttgtattaagAAAAAGGTTTAGGGAAAATTAATGTAGGTAAGTATAAGTAgcgcaaataataaaattataaatatgaaaatttaagtgactaaatattattatagtacAGTTTCCgcaattactaaaaatattgcgttgatatttaaaaaaatatttaaatgtagtttttataaaaatattcacttcCAAGAAACTCTCGAGCAtataaaatatagatttttaaCGCATTCGTTGTCCTGGATTAACTTCTTCAACTTCCGGAACCAAAAAAATCATCGATTGAAAAAATACTAATATCGGAttgaagtataaaatatttatttgagacAGCAAAAATCGCGAATTCACTATCATCGATAAAAACCcgtcatttatttaaatttaaaccaaCTCATGGGAACTGAAAGCTTCACAGCAGCTGAAGTCATCGACTCACTGagctaatttttgaagtgaaacttcttaggcgtcgatggacgagcgagaatggagagtaaaatttcaaggacatgcaacgttttggggaTTTTCGTTCCGCGGTAGAGAAAAAAGGTATAAAGTAGGAGAAAAGGAGAGAgacagctataccttatatatattgtggttgctaatttctagtgagaaatgaCACtgactactttttggcgtttgtttgttggtgcaaacttgtaggaaatatgtttttggtgcctactttttggcgttatatttccttggcgCTTTCTGTTTGGGGcgtaatttttttgggttttttttggtgcctactttttggcgcttatttccgtttccagCCTAATGCTTGTACATACTATAAAGTGTTATCCATTACGGCgttaaatttattgttattgtctTGCAGTAATTGGTGCCGTTGCAGCGGTCTTgtaatcgctgcgtttgtgcgggtgataaacgctcggagtagtgcgcgttgttgccacggtttgtgtctggcatttacctacaccggtcgacccttctccgttttttataaattttgtctatttgtattctctgcaaatgttgtgaatttatttagatatatattctttctctctctctctctctctgattCTCTCTCGGGGCTCTCTTTCTCTCATtatctctcgggtctctccatCTTTCTTTGAAAACTgaaggtttcacttctgttatgtgtactacactATATAcaagcacatttttttatataaataagtagTAGTTTCCCGCACTATTCGTTTTTGTTGGGCTATCCTAACCACTATAATTCTTATGAGATTTATGAAATTTAGGTGGTTAGATATTTTTTACAGACAAGGAAAAGAATTAATGCACACTGCTTCTCAAAGAATGTATATACAGATATACTTGAAAAAGATATACTCAAAGTACAAATTGTAGAATTTTCAGGTAAATGTGTTCGAAATTAGGTCAGAAACCACAACGAAGCGTATACACTTTAAAAAAGgacgttgtatgtatgtactgcaTTTGGAGCTCTAATAGCAAATTACCTAACACAAAGACAACCACTTCGTTGAGGATTTCGCAGAAGGTCTAAGAACTTGAAAGAGGATTCTTCATCtcctaaatacatatatatgtacgtagctCCTCCAAAACTGGTTGCGCTAACTGGCATCACATTTTCAGGCCGTCCGTTAAGGAGGCGGATTGTCAAGTAGATATGCATTATGAGATTCATCAGGAGTATAGAATGACTCAGCCAAAGCAAATCTAACTGTGGTATTACAATTGGCCGCTCGTATCTAACTTTGCATTGATTGTGCAAAGAACAATCGTTAGtgattttcaagaatttttttgttctgaGTACGAATTTGGCATCTAAAATGCTCTATCACTTTATATATTTGAGTATTTCTGGATTCTATGCCTCGAAAATTGCTACTTTgtgttttttatggtttttgatctttttgggaagaccaaattttattattcaattttctcaaataatataatatagcaAGCATTCATTGGTTTGAAGCCCATTTTTCAAAGGTGTTAacgttgatttaaaaaaattgaataattcttattattattatttcaccacGAAAAAACATTGGACTTTCCCGAAATAAAATCAGAAATATGGCAAAAGAGccacttttttgatatttgaccaGGAATTACTTAAACTCCTGACGAGATGGACAACTTTATAAGCCAGACTCGTGTTTAGTgtgaaaaaagcataaaaatcaCCCCGCCTTTGTAGGCCTGTTTTAAAAGTGCCTGAATAGACGAATTTAAATTTGTGCTTAGGgacacaatattattttttgtttgtttttttaacgaCCTTTAGaaccaaaaattacaattttcaatacctctacttacatatatgtttacAGGCTCTATGTATcacacagaaataaaaaaattaaataaaagatagAGAagattattcaatttatatataatattttatgaattcgcAAAAGCACGTCATGTTTCTGAGTCAGATGTAAGGAAATAGTTCGTAATTGgcataaatatgaaatttgtatCGCCAGCCCaagttttccctgcagggtagatTCAGTTATGCATGCACAGAGCATTTCTTTAACGTGTTCGCTCACTTCGCTCAACTATCTCCATTCACTTGGCCTCGTCAACACTTTATTGCTAATTAGTTGCTGAATTTTTTGGACGCGTTGATGATGCCGGGTACAGAAGAGCGACCGAGCAAGCgactaaaaaatagttaaacacACAACATTAGTGGTT
Coding sequences within:
- the LOC129248353 gene encoding enhancer of split M2 protein, whose product is MYTDTKNLAHQFADLSFTTGNTTLPPPTAPVDKSKRKLCKMWRPLMRLMARKRSNNTIAGSNSNTASLHPNNVHLNNTIPSKPCATTNSGAGEEWPTTLIEDYTSLMRKMSCKEECNHGAWEATANGTVPESERPCQASAKFATTVISSASIEKTPPSTCAHCVYGRNCQHEQFHHHICDAATQATTAAATVGVPHLPHTATDAITTLSQHVLADLPIQFVHTDDGTFFWTNTQEKIDDDLLTAWLCQSWSQLPVEAAVL